One stretch of Plutella xylostella chromosome 15, ilPluXylo3.1, whole genome shotgun sequence DNA includes these proteins:
- the LOC119691141 gene encoding zinc finger protein 660: MAGEKICMICIKDIDERSISGITLISDSKDTEEILQKIFICAQVIFHMEIHFSKYLCDTCLYELNLAYDFRIKCQNAPHNMQSHINSNVQTKVHEEVSTDENWDTFSCKSDPDEAHVKPHIDFCSKSQEILHKNVKVKNYKCVICDKTLSTEASLVRHKILMHEKRKHVGKVTGFGATRLYNCTECSYSTPHSQTLVNHMRKHSGEKPYHCHCGKSFTQASALTAHSKIHSNITYYTCPTCGKQFKLACALKKHFKVHEEGTYCCRLCAKNLKSKETYESHMRRHYNVHNYSCEDCGNTFVTSSELINHRKKHKLQETVECHLCGFKTPRKSVLIQHIKRHTGEKLYKCDLCALCFITLSELRIHTRTHTREKPYTCPACGQRFMHSSSVNKHVRNLHGNTSYKWSNAKEKNRNMVS, from the exons ATGGCCGGTGAAAAGATATGTATGATTTGTATAAAAGACATCGACGAAAGAAGTATCTCAGGAATTACATTAATATCTGATAGTAAGGATACTGAAGAGATCCTccagaaaatatttatttgtgcaCAGGTTATTTTTCATATGGAAATCCACTTCTCTAAGTATTTATGTGATACGTGCTTGTATGAACTTAATTTAGCGTATGATTTTCGAATTAAATGCCAAAATGCACCGCATAATATGCAGAGTCATATAAATAGTAATGTACAAACAAAAGTTCATGAAGAAGTTTCAACTGATGAAAATTGGGATACATTTAGCTGCAAGAGTGATCCTGATGAGGCACATGTTAAGCCACACATAGATTTTTGTTCCAAAAGCCAAGAGATCCTTCATAAGAATGtgaaagtaaaaaattacaaatgtgTGATATGTGACAAAACTTTAAGTACTGAGGCATCATTGGTaagacataaaatattaatgcaTGAGAAAAGAAAACATGTGGGAAAAGTGACTGGATTTGGTGCAACGCGTCTCTATAATTGTACTGAATGTTCATATTCAACTCCGCATAGCCAGACTCTGGTGAATCACATGCGGAAACACAGTGGTGAGAAGCCGTACCACTGCCACTGTGGGAAAAGCTTCACGCAAGCATCTGCTCTGACTGCTCACAGCAAAATCCATAGTAATATAACATATTACACTTGCCCAACATGTGGAAAGCAATTTAAACTTGCCTGTGCTCTTAAGAAACACTTCAAAGTCCATGAAGAAGGAACCTACTGTTGCAGATTGTGTgctaaaaacttaaaatcaaAGGAAACTTATGAAAGCCACATGCGGCGCCATTATAATGTCCATAACTACAGCTGTGAGGACTGTGGAAATACTTTTGTAACATCATCTGAGTTAATCAATCAcagaaaaaaacacaaactCCAGGAAACTGTTGAGTGTCACTTATGTGGCTTCAAGACTCCTAGAAAATCTGTATTAATTCAACATATTAAAAG ACACACAGGTGAGAAGTTATACAAATGTGATCTCTGTGCACTGTGTTTCATCACACTGAGTGAGCTCCGCATCCACACCCGCACCCACACTCGGGAGAAGCCCTACACCTGCCCTGCCTGCGGCCAGCGGTTCATGCACAGCTCCAGTGTCAACAAACATGTGCGGAATCTACATGGCAACACTTCTTATAAGTGGAGCAATGCTAAAGAAAAGAACAGAAATATGGTATCTTGA